AGTCACCTTATGTTGAAGATAATCTTGAACTATGGAGAACTTTGCTAAGCGCCTCtgttatcaataaaaatttgaaagtaGGAGTTCATGCAGCTGAGGAAGTTTTGAGGTTGGATGCAAATGATGGTCCAACACTTGTCTTGCTTTCGAATCTATATGCCTCAGCAGGGCAGTGGGATAAAGTTGCAGAGACTAGAAGAAATATGAAGGGATTGCTGGTTGAGAAAAGTACAGGGTTAAGTTGGATTGAGGCCAAGAACAACATTCATGCATTCTCTTCAGGAGATCAATCACACCCCATGGCTAATGAGGTGCAGGCTGAACTGTACAGACTGAAAATAAATATGGTCGGAACAGAAATTGATGAACATGAGGCACAAAATGCATATGCTACATAAGTTGCAGCGGCTAAGCATGTTGTGGATGTGGaatttaagtaaaataaaatattaattgtgtatagaGAAACTGAACTTATAGTTAGAGGGAACAGAACGACAAAGTTTCTACAGATAGGAACGATAGTTTGTTATTTTCCATCTCCCTTTTGCACTCTAGAGTCTAGAGTCTAGAATATAGATCTTTCCTATATGGTGTCCCACTGGAAAATTATTACATGCTCCTCAGTTCACGaaatattttgtgaaatctgAGTTTCTGACCCATATGTTAGTTGAGTAATATTTCAATCAACTACTAGAGTATTATTGTTCTCTCGTATGGAAAATGGAGTTATTCTTAACTTGCACATTTTTTGTTACATTAATACATCACCGACTTGTGGTACTTGGAAATTTGAGTataatgaataataaattaataataataataaccaaaaGTATTCAAGGAGAAAGGAAAAGGGTCAATTACTCCCCGTTGTGTGTCCAAACAAACTGCTTAGTTAATGGCAATTGATATCTTTTACAACAGCGAACCATTTATGATCGACAGGCTTGCTACAATTCATGAAAATTTGGCAATCAAAATCATCTAACCTACAATTAATCTACAACGTTAAATGAAATGGAGCCAACAGTGACTCACTGAAAGCCTAATAGAAGAACTCAATGAATCAAAACGACCAAGAATCCAGAAGTGAATACATCAACATCTACCAGCGCCCTCACAGCAGTATCCATTTTCCCACATCACCAGATTCAGAGATGACCATTTTAGGACCAGACCTAACAAGAAAAACCATGCTTCATGCAGAACATCGCATGCTTGGATGCAGTAAAGGGTATCATCAACTTTATGATCTCAGCTCGCTTTTATCAGCGTCGAGCAGTTCGGGATTTTGGCCGTGGATTTTTCTACAAGATCACAGGGAAACAAAAAGACTTAGAAGATTCAAGAAACTGCAAAACAGATAAATCGCAAATTTGGAAGAAAACTACAATACTTGACTCTGTCAACACAGAAATTATCCGATATTAGGAACTTTTTAGATTAATAATCAGACTTAATCTAGAAAGAGTAGAAAGGATAAAATTTACTTACAGATCCTCCAAAGCTCGCACCGGATCCTGTTGCAGCACCTGAATAGGAAAGAATAAATGGTTAATGTTGTGTGAACACAGGAATGAGAAATCCGAATAAAACTTCACCCCAACACAAAGCATAAGAGAAGAAACAATGAAAtgggaaaagaaaaagcttaAATTCAACAATGCTCCATTTCGTGATTTCAAAAACCTAATTGCAAGTAAGAAATGCTTCTCCAGAACTGGTGCTATCACAATTATAGAAATTTTTAACCATAAGCATACAGTTGTTCCATTACATTAAAGAAAACTTGAGAAATGTATCCAAAACAGGCACAAAACAATTCGCCAGCTTCAACAAAATCATTGAGTGTACCAAACTGTCATTGATTCAAGTGATTTGACACTTAAACTCCGTAGTAGGCCACCTAAACACAGGTCCTTGAAAAGCTTTATCAAGTTATCTCCATAGTAGGCCACCTAACTTGAACCAAATACGAAGAAATCCGAAAGATAATACTGATGAcataaactaaacaaaaactaTCCAAAATACAAAAGACTACAGATCCAAAAATggcaattattatttatttggtttGGATGAACTACTAGGATGAATAATTTCCTTTTTACAGGTTTTAGTCAACTGGTGTTACTTTGGTTAAACATGTAAATTTCAGCTGTCTTTTGTTGTCTTGCAACAGCCCTCAAAATACAATTGTGAttgttaaataaatttaatagcACAATAACTCAAGAAGGTACCTGACACAAATGAACTTGAGAAGAGCGAATTTCCAGCTGGAGTTGAACTAAACAAGGGAGCAGTATTACTAAACAAAGAAGGAGTTGAAGCAGGACCAGGTAAGGAGGATGATGTAGAACCAAAAAGTGAGGTTTGAGGTGTAGCAGTAGATGATCCAAACCAAGAAGACCCTAGGGCAGGAGTTGATGGGGTTGCAAACAAAGACAATGACATAGAAGATGATGGAGCAGAAGAAGGTGTACTAAAAAGAGAGAGTCCACTTCCTGATGAGGATGTAGTTGCTGTGGATGTCTGTGGGGCAGCCAATGCTCCTTGAGTTCCTGAACTAGAAAACAACCCTGCAACTTGAGTTGAGGGCTGTGAATTTGCAGGTAAATGCAACGTCGGATGAACTCTTTTCGAGGCGGCTTCTTGTCTTGCAGTTTCTCGCCGGTCAGCCTCTAAAAATGGATCATTCACCTCCCCCCGTCGGCGTTGATCAGCTAGGTATGCTGATTTCATAGATTCAATATATTGATGAATGCTCTCGACCTAAGTAATTAAAAACCTGTTATTACTAATGTAGAAGAGAACTGGACAATAACATCTAGCAGTTACAGTATTCTATGTAAGAAATTTTTTAGCAAAGGGGCATACATGAATAATACTCTCTAGTATACCAGTTACTGTCCTTTATTCATTACAATAAGGGAAAAATATAGGATGGGATTGAGTATAGAATCACCATGACACCATATGAAGAATGGACAGTTATTCCAAAAATAACAGATGATGAAATGTTTTGTTTATGCAACTTAGCCACAATGCCACATGATGAAAACTACATAGTATGTTGTAAAATCAGGTAAGAACTAAAAGGGCtatattctttttctctttaccTTTGCAGCCACATGAACAAAAAAATCATGCACATTTGTCATCACTTTGGGAAGAGATTGCAACAACGAGGATCCATTAGAGGAACCATTTCTCTCAGAGTCCAAAAGAATAAGCTGCTCCAATTCTTCAATCCACTGATGACATTCACCAAGATACTTCTCAAATCTTAAAACTGTTTGCTGTAAAAAGGGTGACGGTTTCTTTGGAAGACCACTATAAAAGTCAAAAACAGGCACTATAGATGTAGTTGTTGGTTGGCTACTTGGACCAGATGATGCAGTTGCACCAGCAGTCTGTGATGGGGCAGTGGCACTTGATGCTCCCCCACTGGGATGAAGAAACCTTGGACGTAGCATCATAAAGGAACGAACAGCTATCTCAGTGTTGCGTAACATATCCTTGACAACAGACATCAATTCCAGCAGCACAGTTTTCTGTCTTTCCATACCAGTGCTGATTCCACCAAGTTCCTGTCAAATGACAAAGTAAATAGCTAttgtttcaactttcaagaatgcagcaacaacaactaagtcatgtcccactaagtgggttCAAGTATATGGATCAAATGATGCCAGTGTTTTATGATAAAACATATTTATATTCAACTATTATCATCTAAATATCTTTCAATAGTTCATCTCTGATTTTTCTAGATCTCCACATATCTCTTATATTGGACTATCCACTACTTGATCCAATCTCCTTGTTGGGTCCTCCTCAGGTCTTCCACACATTTCTAAGCTGCTAAGGGAAGATTACACCATCTTCTTACAATAGATAGCACCCCAACTTCTCTCTTTTTCCCTCTAATACTCATTGCCTATCCTATATTTTTTCGAGAGTAGATCACTTTAAAGCATGAGCATCAAAAGTAGTCAAGAATAAGATACTTGGTGTTTGGATCTCAAAGTTACCTTCTAATATCATAAAAATCCTGAATTCTTAATTCATCACTGATGAAATAGGCTTGCAAATTTCCAGAAAAGCTTCAATAAGAATAAGATTATATGCTGAGCCTAAGATGAATTATGAACACTAATGACTTAACGCTGCTTTTAAGATCAAGAAAATACATTGAAAGTTCACAAACCACTTGTGTTATTCAAGTATATGCCCTGCCTACACAAACTAGACAAAATTTATATGATTCCTTTATTATAGAAGAACAGAGCAAACCACATATTGGCAAGTATCAATTGGTAACCAATTTTGCAACATTTTTCCTACTTTAAATCTAACTAACATAGCATAGATATCTATATTTCCCGTAGAGTCTGTGTTAATTGCCAGCAGAACACCTAAATAGTGTCCTGTTTATTTTTGCACTTAAACCATCAAAATCTATTTGTTTTAACAGTTTGACCTTTGTTTTTCTAGGTCTTCCTCTACTTCTAGCTACTGGACTGCTCTTCATCGAATACACTCTCCTTACTGTGGCCTCTCAAGGCTTTCTGTACACTTGCTTAAAGCAGATAACACGAGACTCTACCATATTTGAAAGTATCCCTTGTATATTGTGTCCCATATAATGCAACATCACCATGTACCCGCAACATCTGTAACATACAAGATACTAGCAAACCAAGCATGCCTTAACTTAAAAACACTTAACATTAATCCACATTCAATACTCCTCCTTTCCCCTCTTCTTCGTAAGAAATGCACTGCCTTTCTAGAACAGCTAAAAGTAATTATTACAATAACAATAGGGGAACATAAACGAGAAAGAACAAAGAGAACCTGAACAATGTGGCTTGCATCAAGCTCAAACCCATCATTGGAAACAGAAGAATCATAAAGACGACTACATTGATCAAGCCTCTGGCTTTCGTCCCGATACTCCAATATCCGCTCCCTTAAGTAACAAATTACAGTTAATACTACTAAAATATTTCAAACAAGAAGCACATAGCAACCCGGAANNNNNNNNNNNNNNNNNNNNNNNNNNNNNNNNNNNNNNNNNNNNNNNACCAGTTGGTACTGTAAGTAGCGGGAGTTTTATCATTGGTGAACAGAAACAACTGCTGTtgctgttgctgctgctgctgctgctgctgcagttgtagttgttgttgttgctgctgctgctgaaATTGAAGTTGGAGCTGCTGCTGTTGCTGTTGCGGCTGCTGAAACAAGCTACTCTGCTGGAAAGGCGATTGCTGTTGCTGCGGCGTTGAAAACAAGGAAAATGACATTGTGGTAGGTGCTATCGAATTGCTGAGAAGCCCTGCTTAAACCCTAGAAAGCGGAATTAGATTGAGTGTTGAGGCCTTCAAAGTTAGAGAGCCTTGGTTCCGGAATTTTGAGAGGGGAGGGAAACTCTAATTGATTCTGAATTACTTCTCTTGTGTTATCAAACTTGAGTTTCAATTTGGGATTTGCTCATTTGCACGCACCCTCAGTTGGGGCTCAACAGTCCTTTCCCTTTTGCTTTCTCAGTTGTCGCGTCCCGCGCCCAGCACCCCACTCCCGGAGTCTCACACgggttttcaaatttaaatgcAACGGCGGCCCATCAAAATATCAAGCCCATTTACTCTCTCAGAAAGCAGGCCTTCTTCTTTCGGCCCTAAGTAGCCCATTTAAACTCATTTCTTTTTATTCCCTATTCTTCTCGTCTTTGTGTGCTTTAtttccgaaaaaaaaaaaagaaatgctaATTTATTCAGTAGATAATGTGATTGATTGATTGTGAAGACTAAATTTGACAAGGCAGGTGAGCCCCACAAAATGAACATTTTCATGTGCGAAACGATTATCGAAGCAATCACATCCCATCTTTGAGAAAAATGTAGTAC
The Arachis duranensis cultivar V14167 chromosome 5, aradu.V14167.gnm2.J7QH, whole genome shotgun sequence genome window above contains:
- the LOC107487767 gene encoding nuclear pore complex protein NUP58; translation: MSFSLFSTPQQQQSPFQQSSLFQQPQQQQQQLQLQFQQQQQQQQLQLQQQQQQQQQQQQLFLFTNDKTPATYSTNWERILEYRDESQRLDQCSRLYDSSVSNDGFELDASHIVQELGGISTGMERQKTVLLELMSVVKDMLRNTEIAVRSFMMLRPRFLHPSGGASSATAPSQTAGATASSGPSSQPTTTSIVPVFDFYSGLPKKPSPFLQQTVLRFEKYLGECHQWIEELEQLILLDSERNGSSNGSSLLQSLPKVMTNVHDFFVHVAAKVESIHQYIESMKSAYLADQRRRGEVNDPFLEADRRETARQEAASKRVHPTLHLPANSQPSTQVAGLFSSSGTQGALAAPQTSTATTSSSGSGLSLFSTPSSAPSSSMSLSLFATPSTPALGSSWFGSSTATPQTSLFGSTSSSLPGPASTPSLFSNTAPLFSSTPAGNSLFSSSFVSGAATGSGASFGGSKNPRPKSRTARR